One window of Enterobacter sp. RHBSTW-00175 genomic DNA carries:
- a CDS encoding GGDEF domain-containing protein — protein sequence MTTKKTCAAFDVRLAEMRAIAIKTSMTWFLWVNILFSLFLLGRRYFSTFDTLTTPLNPAGLLETMMVIDLTLSAGVLFILRMAPLQNASWLRNLAKGVVVGISLCWSVCFYVLIASGDMRLIFPFAALLLFTALISLYFDPKVLLSFIAPVWLTILVTSLFHPSSLTVLNALLWILLAGMIESGRRILNSWFILALRREQENADLIQQLGQLASKDPLTGIANRRTFETRMDQEIIGHQRDGTEFGLIMLDVDHFKLYNDYYGHQGGDRCLMMIARVLESATQDSHGVVGRFGGEEFIVLLPDPGQLQSTAAAIANTLQSQAQAHALSPVSSLVTVSQGLATWKVGQTAQSVIARADKALYSAKQQGRNRWVLAQ from the coding sequence GTGACAACAAAAAAGACCTGTGCTGCATTCGATGTACGCCTGGCTGAAATGCGTGCAATTGCGATCAAAACCAGCATGACCTGGTTCCTGTGGGTGAACATTTTATTCTCGTTGTTCCTGCTGGGACGGCGCTATTTTTCTACTTTCGATACCTTAACTACGCCCCTGAATCCAGCCGGATTGCTGGAAACCATGATGGTTATTGATCTTACGCTTTCAGCAGGGGTCCTTTTTATCCTGAGAATGGCGCCACTGCAGAACGCGTCCTGGCTTCGAAATCTGGCAAAAGGCGTCGTCGTCGGGATAAGCCTCTGTTGGTCGGTCTGTTTTTACGTTCTGATTGCCAGCGGAGATATGCGTTTAATATTTCCGTTTGCTGCCCTGCTGCTTTTTACTGCGCTTATTTCGCTCTATTTCGACCCGAAAGTGTTATTGAGCTTTATCGCGCCAGTGTGGCTTACCATCCTGGTCACCAGCCTTTTTCATCCCTCCAGCCTTACCGTGCTGAACGCGCTGTTGTGGATACTGCTGGCAGGGATGATTGAATCCGGCCGCCGGATCCTCAACAGCTGGTTTATCCTCGCACTACGCCGCGAGCAGGAAAATGCGGATCTCATTCAACAGCTGGGGCAGCTTGCCAGCAAAGACCCCTTAACCGGTATCGCAAACCGCCGCACATTTGAAACACGCATGGATCAGGAAATTATCGGCCACCAGCGTGACGGCACCGAATTCGGGCTGATTATGCTCGATGTCGATCATTTCAAGCTTTACAACGACTATTACGGTCACCAGGGCGGTGACCGCTGCCTGATGATGATTGCCCGCGTACTTGAAAGCGCCACGCAGGATAGCCACGGCGTTGTCGGGCGTTTTGGCGGCGAGGAGTTTATAGTGCTATTGCCCGATCCCGGCCAGTTGCAGAGCACAGCGGCGGCGATAGCCAATACGCTGCAATCTCAGGCACAAGCCCATGCCCTTTCCCCGGTCAGCTCACTTGTTACAGTAAGCCAGGGGTTAGCGACATGGAAAGTTGGGCAAACGGCCCAGTCGGTAATTGCAAGGGCTGACAAGGCGCTTTACAGCGCTAAGCAGCAGGGACGAAATCGCTGGGTGTTGGCGCAATAA
- the ttcA gene encoding tRNA 2-thiocytidine(32) synthetase TtcA, whose protein sequence is MQQNQDINKKEQYNLNKLQKRLRRNVGEAIADFNMIEEGDRIMVCLSGGKDSYTMLEILRNLQQSAPVNFSLVAVNLDQKQPGFPEHILPEYLEKLGVEYKIVEENTYSIVKEKIPEGKTTCSLCSRLRRGILYRTATELGATKIALGHHRDDILQTLFLNMFYGGKMKGMPPKLMSDDGKHIVIRPLAYCREKDIERFSQAKAFPIIPCNLCGSQPNLQRQVIGDMLRDWDKRYPGRIETMFSAMQNVVPSHLADIELFDFKGINHESEVVNGGDLAFDREEIPMQPAGWQPEEDDAQLDELRLNVVEVK, encoded by the coding sequence ATGCAACAAAATCAAGATATTAACAAGAAAGAACAATACAACCTGAACAAATTACAAAAGCGTCTGCGCCGTAACGTAGGCGAAGCTATTGCTGACTTCAATATGATTGAAGAAGGCGATCGCATCATGGTCTGCCTCTCCGGGGGGAAAGACAGTTACACCATGCTGGAGATCCTGCGCAATCTTCAGCAGAGCGCGCCGGTGAATTTCTCACTGGTGGCGGTAAACCTCGACCAGAAACAGCCGGGTTTCCCGGAGCATATTCTTCCTGAGTATCTGGAGAAGCTGGGCGTCGAGTATAAAATCGTCGAAGAGAATACCTACAGCATCGTGAAAGAGAAGATCCCTGAGGGCAAAACCACCTGCTCTCTGTGCTCTCGTCTGCGCCGCGGGATCCTCTACCGTACGGCAACCGAACTGGGCGCAACCAAAATTGCGTTGGGCCATCACCGCGATGACATCCTGCAAACTCTGTTCCTGAACATGTTCTACGGCGGCAAAATGAAAGGGATGCCACCAAAACTGATGAGCGATGACGGGAAACACATCGTTATCCGCCCTCTGGCATACTGCCGCGAGAAGGACATCGAGCGTTTCTCCCAGGCGAAAGCGTTCCCGATAATCCCTTGTAATCTGTGTGGTTCACAGCCAAACCTGCAACGTCAGGTGATTGGCGACATGCTGCGTGACTGGGACAAACGCTATCCTGGCCGTATCGAAACCATGTTCAGCGCCATGCAGAACGTTGTGCCTTCGCATCTGGCGGACATAGAGCTGTTTGACTTTAAAGGGATTAACCACGAGTCAGAAGTGGTGAATGGCGGCGATCTGGCCTTTGATCGTGAAGAGATCCCAATGCAGCCTGCTGGCTGGCAACCGGAAGAAGATGACGCCCAGCTTGATGAACTGCGTCTGAACGTCGTCGAAGTGAAGTAA
- a CDS encoding methyl-accepting chemotaxis protein has translation MTKYLVTPINTVKKSIEEVMSGNLAISIPEFGNNCAGRLIPGINTLSSNIATLVREIRASSESAMTLSGQLSERSAQLSVKTEQQSASLVQTAASMEQMAASTKNNADNTRLASEQANAATLQARKGGELMGQVAHNMQSITECAQQMKEIITLIDGIAFQTNILALNAAVEAARAGEHGKGFAVVAGEVRNLAHRSAEAAKNIKSLIDETSSNVTEGVTVVAQAEKNMHEIVAGSGQVSRLMDDISSSTSEQEKGISQITLALSELEQVTQSNVAMVEELSGSSDVLKNQVIELQARTRNFRLEEGFQKPLYSPQPHHSPMFAPHAKHSL, from the coding sequence ATGACAAAATATCTTGTGACGCCCATCAACACGGTGAAAAAAAGTATTGAAGAAGTGATGTCAGGCAATCTTGCCATCTCTATCCCCGAGTTTGGCAATAACTGTGCCGGGCGTCTGATCCCGGGTATTAATACATTGTCGAGCAACATCGCAACGCTGGTGCGGGAAATTAGGGCATCGTCCGAATCGGCTATGACGTTGTCCGGGCAGCTTTCAGAGCGCAGCGCACAACTTTCTGTGAAAACAGAACAGCAGTCAGCCTCGCTGGTGCAAACTGCAGCCAGTATGGAACAGATGGCCGCAAGCACGAAAAACAACGCCGATAACACCCGTTTAGCCAGTGAGCAGGCTAATGCCGCAACGTTGCAGGCGCGTAAGGGCGGAGAGCTGATGGGGCAGGTTGCCCACAACATGCAATCCATCACCGAATGCGCGCAACAAATGAAAGAGATTATCACGCTGATTGACGGTATTGCGTTCCAGACCAATATCCTGGCTCTGAATGCAGCCGTTGAAGCGGCACGCGCAGGTGAACACGGTAAAGGTTTTGCCGTGGTGGCCGGTGAGGTCAGAAATCTGGCGCATCGCAGTGCAGAAGCGGCGAAAAACATAAAATCCCTGATCGACGAGACAAGCTCTAACGTCACGGAGGGCGTTACCGTGGTTGCACAAGCTGAAAAAAACATGCACGAAATTGTGGCGGGTTCGGGCCAGGTGAGCAGACTGATGGACGATATCTCTTCATCAACATCAGAGCAGGAGAAAGGGATCTCGCAAATTACGCTGGCACTTTCTGAGCTTGAACAAGTTACCCAGAGTAACGTTGCGATGGTGGAGGAGCTGAGTGGTTCATCAGATGTGCTGAAAAATCAGGTCATTGAATTACAGGCCCGGACACGAAATTTCAGGCTCGAAGAGGGATTCCAGAAACCCCTGTACTCGCCGCAACCTCACCATTCCCCGATGTTTGCACCGCATGCTAAGCACTCCCTCTAA
- the zntB gene encoding zinc transporter ZntB — protein MDSIKGSEVNVPDAVFAWLLDGRGGARPLENGDDIDNEHPCWLHLNYTHPDSAQWLATTPLLPNNVRDALSGESLRPRVSRMGEGTLITLRCINGSTDERPDQLVAMRVYMDERMIVSTRQRKVLALDDVVNDLKEGTGPADCGGWLVDVCDALTDHASEFIEELHDKIIDLEDNLLDQQIPPRGFLALLRKQLIVMRRYMTPQRDVYARLASERLNWMNDDQRRRMQDIADRLGRGLDEIDSCIARTAVMADEIAQVMQESLARRTYTMSLMAMVFLPSTFLTGLFGVNLGGIPGGAYPYGFITFCIMLVVLIGGVAWWLHRSKWL, from the coding sequence GTGGATAGCATTAAAGGGTCTGAGGTTAACGTTCCTGACGCGGTTTTTGCGTGGCTGCTCGATGGTCGCGGCGGCGCGAGGCCGCTGGAAAACGGTGATGACATCGACAATGAGCATCCTTGCTGGCTGCACCTGAACTACACCCACCCGGATAGCGCTCAGTGGCTGGCGACGACCCCGTTGTTGCCGAACAATGTGCGGGATGCTCTGTCGGGAGAGAGTCTGCGTCCACGAGTCAGCAGGATGGGCGAAGGTACGCTGATTACGCTGCGCTGCATTAACGGCAGTACCGATGAACGCCCCGACCAGCTGGTGGCGATGCGCGTGTATATGGATGAACGAATGATTGTCTCTACGCGCCAGCGCAAAGTGCTGGCGCTGGATGATGTGGTTAACGATCTGAAAGAGGGCACTGGTCCGGCGGATTGTGGTGGATGGCTGGTGGATGTCTGTGATGCCCTGACCGATCACGCCAGTGAGTTTATCGAGGAACTGCACGATAAAATTATCGACCTGGAAGATAATTTGCTCGATCAGCAGATACCCCCGCGCGGTTTTCTCGCGCTGCTGCGAAAGCAGCTGATTGTGATGCGCCGCTACATGACGCCCCAGCGAGATGTCTACGCGCGTCTGGCCAGCGAGCGCCTTAACTGGATGAACGATGATCAGCGCCGCAGGATGCAGGATATCGCTGACAGGCTAGGGCGAGGTCTGGACGAAATTGACTCCTGTATCGCCAGAACGGCGGTGATGGCCGATGAAATCGCACAGGTGATGCAAGAATCCCTGGCAAGAAGAACCTATACGATGTCGTTAATGGCGATGGTCTTTTTGCCGAGTACCTTCCTGACCGGGCTGTTTGGTGTGAACCTGGGCGGGATCCCCGGCGGCGCCTACCCGTACGGATTTATTACGTTTTGCATCATGTTAGTCGTTTTGATAGGCGGTGTTGCGTGGTGGTTGCATCGTAGTAAATGGTTGTAA
- a CDS encoding sensor domain-containing diguanylate cyclase, giving the protein MSLNCFDALNYIKTPVWLISPVSEQIIFANAAATDVMRTKTVNEMRTGVYSANAQSALSMYVPDLKTDQEIIEIWTVWRNEQESTLICRLSLIQCEPYGDVIIFEGLAQQTTAGLKASRSATYQRKKQGFYARFFLTNSAPMLLIDPARDGQIVDANLAALNFYGYQHDELCSKHTWEINTLGRDIMPVMTEIASLPGGHKPLNFVHRLADGSTRHVQTYAGPIEIYGDKLMLCIIHDITEQKRLEQELEHAALRDSMTGLLNRRQFYIITEQTNPSHLPAQEQFSLLLVDTDHFKNINDVFGHLKGDEVLISLSRTLEACSRKDDFVFRWGGEEFVILLPRTSLDAAMQVAETIRAAVAHITIPGLPRFTVSIGVARHNPGESIDDLFKRVDDALYRAKNNGRNKVLAA; this is encoded by the coding sequence ATGTCGCTAAATTGCTTCGATGCACTGAATTACATAAAAACGCCAGTGTGGCTGATTTCCCCCGTCTCAGAACAAATTATATTTGCAAACGCCGCAGCTACCGATGTCATGCGGACTAAAACAGTCAATGAAATGCGTACGGGGGTCTACTCCGCTAATGCGCAATCCGCACTTTCAATGTATGTTCCGGACCTCAAAACCGACCAGGAAATAATCGAAATCTGGACGGTCTGGCGTAATGAGCAAGAATCAACATTAATCTGCCGCCTGTCACTCATCCAGTGTGAGCCTTACGGTGATGTCATCATTTTTGAGGGGCTCGCCCAGCAAACCACAGCGGGCCTTAAAGCCAGTCGCTCGGCAACCTATCAACGAAAAAAACAGGGTTTTTACGCACGATTTTTCCTGACGAACAGCGCGCCAATGCTGCTTATCGACCCGGCGCGGGATGGTCAAATTGTGGATGCGAACCTGGCCGCATTGAATTTTTACGGTTATCAGCACGATGAATTGTGCAGCAAACATACCTGGGAAATTAATACCCTCGGTCGTGACATCATGCCGGTAATGACAGAGATAGCGAGCCTGCCTGGTGGGCATAAACCGCTTAACTTTGTCCACCGACTCGCCGATGGCTCAACCCGGCATGTGCAGACATATGCCGGGCCAATTGAAATTTACGGCGATAAGCTGATGCTGTGCATCATTCACGATATTACGGAGCAAAAGCGGTTAGAACAGGAACTGGAACATGCGGCACTGCGAGATTCCATGACAGGCCTGCTTAATCGTCGTCAGTTTTACATTATCACCGAACAAACAAACCCTTCTCACCTGCCCGCTCAGGAGCAGTTCAGCCTGTTGCTGGTGGATACCGACCATTTTAAAAATATCAACGATGTTTTTGGCCACCTCAAAGGTGATGAAGTCCTGATCTCGCTCTCCCGTACGCTGGAGGCCTGTAGCCGTAAAGACGACTTTGTTTTTCGCTGGGGGGGTGAGGAGTTTGTGATTTTGCTACCCAGAACCTCGCTTGATGCCGCCATGCAGGTCGCCGAAACGATCCGCGCCGCCGTTGCGCACATTACCATCCCGGGGCTTCCGCGCTTCACGGTCAGTATCGGCGTCGCGCGCCATAATCCGGGAGAGAGTATCGACGACCTGTTTAAACGTGTCGATGATGCGCTGTACCGCGCCAAGAACAATGGGCGCAATAAGGTGCTGGCTGCGTGA
- the dbpA gene encoding ATP-dependent RNA helicase DbpA: MTAFSTLNVLPAAQLDNLNELGYLTMTPVQAAALPAILEGRDVRVQAKTGSGKTAAFGLGLLQHIDVALFKTQSLVLCPTRELADQVAGELRRLARFLPNTKILTLCGGQPFGAQRDSLQHAPHIIVATPGRLLDHLQKGTVSLDALQTLVMDEADRMLDMGFSDAIDEVIRFAPADRQTLLFSATWPEAIAAISGRVQKNPLTIEIDSVDALPAIEQQFFETSQQGKISLLQKLLSQHKPASCVVFCNTKKDCQSVCDALNAAGQSALSLHGDLEQRDRDQTLVRFANGSARVLVATDVAARGLDIKSLELVVNFELAWDPEVHVHRIGRTARAGNSGLAISFCAPEEAQRANILSEMLQLKLNWVSAPGNVSVVPLDAEMATLCIDGGKKAKMRPGDVLGALTGDIGLDGADIGKIAVHPAHVYVAVRQSVAHKAWKQLQNGKIKGKACRVRLLK, encoded by the coding sequence GTGACCGCATTTTCTACCCTGAATGTTCTGCCCGCTGCCCAACTCGATAACCTTAACGAGTTGGGTTACCTCACTATGACCCCTGTTCAGGCGGCTGCGCTGCCCGCCATTCTTGAAGGCCGTGATGTACGCGTACAGGCAAAAACGGGCAGTGGGAAAACGGCTGCATTTGGTCTTGGGCTGCTGCAGCATATTGATGTCGCACTGTTTAAGACCCAGTCTTTAGTGCTGTGCCCGACCCGTGAACTGGCGGATCAAGTCGCCGGTGAACTGCGTCGACTGGCGCGTTTTCTGCCGAACACTAAAATTCTGACGCTGTGCGGTGGACAACCTTTCGGTGCCCAGCGCGATTCGCTCCAGCACGCTCCGCACATTATCGTGGCAACCCCGGGGCGTTTACTGGATCACCTGCAAAAAGGCACCGTATCCCTTGATGCGCTGCAAACGCTGGTTATGGATGAAGCCGATCGTATGCTGGATATGGGCTTTAGCGACGCCATCGATGAGGTTATTCGCTTTGCGCCTGCCGATCGTCAGACGCTGCTGTTTTCTGCGACCTGGCCTGAAGCTATTGCGGCTATCAGCGGCCGGGTACAGAAAAATCCATTAACCATTGAAATTGATAGCGTCGATGCGTTGCCCGCTATTGAGCAACAGTTTTTCGAAACCTCGCAGCAGGGCAAAATTTCGCTACTGCAAAAGCTGCTGAGCCAGCATAAGCCTGCGTCCTGCGTGGTGTTCTGTAATACCAAAAAAGATTGTCAGTCCGTATGCGATGCACTGAATGCTGCCGGGCAGAGTGCGTTATCGCTGCATGGCGATCTTGAGCAACGCGACCGCGATCAAACGCTGGTGCGTTTTGCCAATGGCAGTGCGCGCGTGCTGGTGGCGACCGATGTTGCGGCTCGTGGCCTGGACATCAAATCACTGGAGCTGGTTGTTAACTTTGAGCTGGCCTGGGACCCTGAAGTGCATGTACATCGTATCGGACGTACTGCCCGCGCCGGGAACAGTGGTCTGGCAATCAGCTTCTGCGCGCCGGAAGAGGCGCAGCGCGCAAACATTCTGTCTGAAATGCTGCAGCTGAAGCTGAACTGGGTCAGTGCGCCAGGCAATGTCAGCGTTGTGCCGCTGGATGCTGAAATGGCTACGCTGTGCATTGATGGCGGTAAAAAAGCCAAAATGCGTCCGGGTGATGTGTTGGGTGCGCTGACCGGGGATATTGGTCTGGACGGGGCTGATATCGGGAAGATTGCCGTGCATCCGGCACATGTCTATGTCGCTGTTCGCCAGTCAGTGGCGCACAAAGCCTGGAAGCAGTTGCAGAACGGCAAAATTAAAGGCAAAGCCTGTCGGGTTCGCCTGCTTAAGTAA
- a CDS encoding Ecr family regulatory small membrane protein has protein sequence MGKTELILILIILSLIIFGYWFIFSGEIWQLVEYLENSVYPSIEAP, from the coding sequence ATGGGAAAGACAGAATTAATACTCATCTTAATTATTTTAAGCCTTATTATTTTTGGCTATTGGTTTATCTTCAGCGGTGAGATTTGGCAGCTTGTAGAATATCTTGAAAACAGTGTGTACCCGTCCATTGAAGCCCCGTAA
- a CDS encoding bifunctional diguanylate cyclase/phosphodiesterase — MLNVSWDPVLIAISFLVAFIASFVALDSAGKIPLSSRKAALFWRIAGGVTLGIGVWSMHFIGMLSMEMPMTMSYDLWLTLASMGAAVLASTVAIYIAVTAKTLSPFRLILATLILSAGVASMHYIGMAALMLEDGIIWDHRIVLLSVVIAVIASGVALWLAFHLRENRKGIFINRVMAALVMAVAICAMHYTGMSAAHIHEMEQTRSGGVSELGLSIWVSVTTLCLLGLMLIISLVDSHWRTTRLTDNLRQLNRQLELQARFDTLTGLANRHQMDIRLQDCLRSSLLNKKQFALIFFDVDHFRRVNDTWGHQVGDELLINVAQRITARLTREMTLARLGGDSFMLLVPECDDDKLNTLLSTLVEDMRRRQPICGHALSTTLSVGVSLYPQHGETLHELKLKADAAMQYVKQEGRNDWAVYRREMSTTAPAEPGFLQELTQALERDQFELWYQPTYIAEENTIHGFEALIRWRHPEQGVLLPNVFLPSLEQTGLIIPVGNWAIEAACRQLNFWTEQGFSQWTLSFNLSPIQFEQQDIFHVISSMLEKYNLAPSRLILEVTESTALKNLDRSIELLTAFNHAGITVSIDDFGTGYSNLLMLSVLPAKELKIDKSFVSSMLENEKSRKLVETIINIARTMEMNVVAEGIETEEQQAALTDLGCDFLQGFLFSRPLPAEQVPWLLLQKKSAKQIIPIGKIHTESPFVSQKNHA, encoded by the coding sequence ATGCTCAATGTATCTTGGGACCCAGTGTTAATTGCCATCTCTTTTCTGGTGGCGTTTATCGCCTCATTTGTTGCACTGGACAGCGCGGGTAAAATCCCCCTTTCCAGCCGAAAAGCCGCGTTATTCTGGCGGATTGCCGGAGGCGTAACGCTGGGTATCGGGGTCTGGTCAATGCATTTCATTGGCATGTTGTCGATGGAAATGCCGATGACCATGAGCTATGACCTGTGGCTCACACTCGCCTCAATGGGCGCTGCCGTCCTGGCTTCTACCGTAGCCATTTATATTGCCGTCACCGCTAAAACCCTTTCCCCTTTCCGGTTGATCCTTGCCACGCTCATCCTGAGCGCAGGCGTGGCTTCCATGCACTATATCGGCATGGCTGCATTGATGCTTGAAGACGGAATTATCTGGGATCATCGTATTGTGCTGTTGTCGGTGGTGATTGCCGTTATCGCCTCAGGTGTTGCCCTGTGGTTAGCATTCCACCTGCGGGAAAATCGCAAAGGTATCTTTATTAATCGCGTAATGGCCGCGCTGGTGATGGCTGTCGCTATTTGTGCCATGCACTACACCGGGATGAGTGCCGCCCATATTCATGAAATGGAACAGACCCGGTCAGGCGGGGTCAGCGAGCTGGGGCTGTCGATTTGGGTGTCGGTCACGACCCTGTGCCTGCTTGGTCTGATGCTTATTATCTCCCTGGTGGATTCCCACTGGCGTACAACGCGGCTGACGGACAATCTGCGCCAGCTTAACCGCCAGCTAGAGTTGCAGGCGCGTTTTGATACCCTCACCGGGCTTGCTAACCGGCATCAGATGGATATTCGGTTACAGGATTGTTTGCGCAGTTCATTACTGAACAAGAAGCAATTTGCGCTGATTTTCTTCGATGTCGACCACTTCAGGCGGGTGAATGACACCTGGGGACATCAGGTTGGTGATGAACTGCTGATTAACGTTGCCCAGCGTATTACGGCCAGGCTGACCCGCGAAATGACGCTGGCGAGGCTGGGTGGCGATTCGTTTATGTTGCTGGTCCCGGAATGCGATGACGATAAATTAAACACCCTGCTATCGACGCTGGTTGAAGATATGCGCCGTCGCCAGCCCATCTGCGGACACGCGCTGAGTACCACACTCAGCGTAGGTGTCAGTCTCTATCCTCAACACGGTGAAACATTGCATGAGCTCAAGCTCAAGGCTGATGCCGCCATGCAGTACGTCAAGCAAGAAGGACGCAATGACTGGGCAGTCTACCGCCGTGAGATGTCCACCACCGCGCCAGCAGAGCCGGGTTTCTTGCAGGAGCTGACCCAGGCTCTCGAACGCGATCAGTTTGAACTTTGGTATCAGCCGACCTATATCGCCGAAGAAAATACCATCCACGGTTTTGAGGCGCTTATTCGCTGGCGCCACCCGGAACAAGGTGTTTTACTGCCGAATGTGTTTTTACCTTCTCTTGAGCAAACCGGCTTAATTATCCCGGTGGGAAACTGGGCAATTGAAGCAGCGTGCCGTCAGCTCAATTTCTGGACAGAACAAGGCTTCAGTCAGTGGACGTTATCCTTTAACTTGTCGCCAATCCAGTTTGAACAACAGGATATATTCCATGTTATTTCGTCCATGCTGGAAAAATACAATCTGGCACCGTCCAGATTGATTCTTGAGGTGACCGAAAGCACCGCGCTCAAAAATCTCGATCGCAGTATTGAGTTACTCACCGCCTTTAACCATGCCGGAATAACGGTTTCTATCGATGACTTTGGCACAGGCTATTCAAACCTGCTGATGCTCAGCGTGCTTCCTGCGAAAGAACTTAAAATCGATAAAAGTTTTGTGAGCTCAATGCTGGAAAATGAGAAAAGCCGGAAACTGGTGGAAACCATCATAAATATCGCGCGCACGATGGAGATGAATGTCGTGGCGGAAGGAATTGAAACAGAAGAACAACAGGCAGCGCTTACCGATTTAGGCTGTGATTTCCTTCAGGGTTTTCTTTTCTCTCGCCCGTTACCTGCGGAACAAGTCCCCTGGTTGTTGTTACAAAAAAAATCCGCCAAACAGATTATACCAATCGGTAAAATTCATACGGAATCCCCATTTGTTTCACAAAAAAATCATGCCTGA